In Glandiceps talaboti chromosome 6, keGlaTala1.1, whole genome shotgun sequence, one DNA window encodes the following:
- the LOC144436700 gene encoding uncharacterized protein LOC144436700: MMKANTVFLLLVGILIPLLIQIGLTNAQNEGDDCALLKQPEHGTLNSTEITSGTRVTYICDPTYTLNAVTLLVCTNGVWTGTFGQCGTDCPQLTVPQNGDISTTAVTSGTVVILKCYDGYIVNGDATVICNDGEWTGTLGTCIPDSVEDDPCCLPADRGDCTPDRPEQKWYYDCDQGICLPFKYSGCGGNENRFDSCKKCLKHCAADSCCFEPDPGTIGNCQESKLMWYFDPRDDRCKEFYYLGCGGNENKYDTEERCIVSCRSFNKNISCEADAMTATISVEWLQELLPETPNDPQWYSLNWDEPGCKGYWRFIGGKEYYEFTTGLEGCGTTSFEKPEEDRIVYTNIIHTHRGTEVFELECCYETEYTIAPIHIITNPCCVLVTLRGFGTFNITASLYTNSTFTILFNEKDFPLMICDGVLICFGIRVELHDSSLELAAEECYASESDDPQAPVTQYPIITNGCPNPDTLNFETNDLLTLHFCWDAYDAVNRDDVEDGEEINLYIHCKVHVCKIDEAGTRCDELDEVNCNKKRRAIADMSVDSGATATTFITHGPLQKSKNCQG; this comes from the exons ATGATGAAGGCCAACACCGTGTTTTTGTTACTTGTTGGAATTTTAATACCCCTATTGATTCAAATAGGGTTAACAAATGCCCAG AACGAAGGTGATG ACTGTGCACTGTTGAAACAACCGGAACACGGAACCCTGAACAGCACCGAGATTACAAGTGGTACAAGGGTCACATATATATGTGACCCAACGTATACTTTGAACGCTGTCACTCTACTGGTATGCACCAATGGCGTGTGGACAGGCACGTTTGGGCAATGTGGAACAG ACTGCCCACAACTAACTGTACCACAGAACGGAGACATATCAACCACAGCTGTCACAAGTGGTACGGTTGTTATACTTAAGTGCTATGATGGTTATATAGTGAATGGTGATGCTACAGTAATATGCAACGATGGGGAGTGGACTGGTACGCTTGGTACCTGTATTCCAG ATAGTGTAGAAGACGATCCGTGTTGCTTGCCTGCTGACCGAGGTGATTGTACACCAGACCGTCCAGAGCAGAAGTGGTACTATGATTGTGACCAAGGCATATGTCTACCGTTTAAATATAGCGGATGTGGAGGGAATGAAAATAGGTTTGATAGCTGCAAAAAATGTCTTAAACATTGTGCAG cTGACTCCTGTTGTTTTGAACCTGACCCCGGCACAATCGGCAATTGCCAAGAGAGCAAACTTATGTGGTATTTTGACCCGAGAGATGATAGGTGCAAAGAATTCTACTATCTTGGCTGCGGTGGCAACGAAAACAAATACGATACAGAAGAACGGTGCATAGTATCATGCCGAT CCTTCAACAAGAACATCAGTTGTGAAGCCGACGCAATGACAGCTACAATCTCTGTGGAGTGGTTGCAAGAATTGTTGCCCGAGACACCAAACGATCCACAATGGTATAGTTTGAATTGGGATGAACCAGGATGTAAGGGCTACTGGCGCTTTATTGGAGGGAAGGAGTATTACGAATTTACTACTGGTTTAGAAGGATGCGGCACTACTTCATTC GAAAAACCCGAAGAGGACAGAATTGTGTACACGaacatcatacatacacacagaggaACAGAAGTCTTTGAACTGGAATGTTGCTATGAGACAGAGTACACGATTGCACCTATCCATATCATTACCAACCCATG TTGTGTGCTGGTCACACTGAGAGGCTTTGGTACTTTTAACATCACGGCATCGTTGTACACCAACAGCACTTTCACCATTCTGTTCAATGAAAAAGACTTTCCACTGATGATATGTGATGGCGTGCTCATCTGCTTCGGTATTCGAGTGGAGTTACATGACTCGAGCTTGGAGTTGGCCGCTGAGGAATGCTATGCATCAGAAAGTGATGATCCACAAGCACCTGTAACCCAATATCCGATAATTACAAACGG GTGTCCGAATCCGGatactttgaattttgaaaccaatgaccTACTTACTCTCCATTTCTGCTGGGATGCCTATGATGCAGTGAACCGTGATGATGTTGAGGATGGAGAGGAAatcaacttatacatacactgcaAAGTTCACGTATGTAAGATAGACGAAGCCGGAACACGGTGTGATGAGCTTGACGAG GTTAATTGCAATAAGAAACGTAGAGCGATCGCTGACATGTCCGTTGATAGTGGCGCTACAGCGACTACTTTCATCACCCATGGGCCTTTGCAGAAATCTAAAAA ctGCCAGGGCTAA